In Acidobacteriota bacterium, the genomic window CTGCATGACCGGGTTCTGATCAAGCGCCTGGAAGCCAAGGAGATGGTTCGCGGAGGCATCATCATCCCCGACACGGCCAAGGAGAAGCCCATGGAAGGCGAGGTCATCTCCGCCGGTCCCGGGCGCCTGGATGACCAGGGCAAGCGCATGCCCATGTCCGTGAAAGCCGGCGACAAGGTTCTCGTGGGCAAGTACGCCGGCACCGAGATCAAGATCGACGACGTGGAACACGTGGTCGTCCGCGAGGACGAGATCCTGGGCATCGTGGAATAAGAGTCGAGAGACGGAGGCAGTACCATGGCGAAAGAAATCATCTATTCGACCCAGT contains:
- a CDS encoding co-chaperone GroES, yielding MKVKPLHDRVLIKRLEAKEMVRGGIIIPDTAKEKPMEGEVISAGPGRLDDQGKRMPMSVKAGDKVLVGKYAGTEIKIDDVEHVVVREDEILGIVE